AATCTTTTTGGAGAAAAAAACTGTATAGGAGAAAAAGTAAATGTTTTAAATAGAAAATTTATTGTTATTGGTGTACTTAAAAAAGAAGGAAATACAAATATCAGTATTTCAGGCTTAGACGATAGAGCCTTTATACCTTATAATTACGCTCGTTATTTGTACGGAACAAGTATGAGATATATGCACTTAACCATCAAAGTAAAAAGTGCTAAAAATATTAGCGAAGTGGAATTTGAAGATGAAATAAGAGGAGTAATGCGTTCTATTCGTAAGTTGTCACCAAAAGAAGAAGATAATTTTGCACTTAACCGAGCAAGTTTTATTACTGAAAAATTAAATGAAATTTTTAGTAGCTTAAGTATTGCAGGATGGGTAATTGCAGCATTTTCTATTCTGGTAGGTGGCTTCGGGACGGCAAATATTATGTTCGTTTCAGTAAAAGAAAGAACATTTCTTATTGGAATTGAAAAAGCACTCGGAGCTCCTAAGTTTTTTATCCTTGCTCAGTTTTTAGGAGAAGCAATAATCCTTTGTCTTTTAGGGGGTATTATTGCGTTATTACTAGTAATAGGAATTGTAATAATCGTTAATTCTTCACAAGATGATATTCACTTGATTTTAACATTTAAAAACGTAAT
This Bacteroidota bacterium DNA region includes the following protein-coding sequences:
- a CDS encoding ABC transporter permease → MPKWLLITEIIKESLRLAFAGLRNNVLRTLLSSFAIIIGILTIISILTFIDSLNKNVKESLSSLGGDIIYIQKWPWLFDNDYPWWKFVNRPQVSYQEMQMLQNKLKNYEGIAIMGSISNKTISTHDEQVKNIGIDAVTYQYNKVFDFDFQDGRYFTEFESRMGNPKIILGNEVARNLFGEKNCIGEKVNVLNRKFIVIGVLKKEGNTNISISGLDDRAFIPYNYARYLYGTSMRYMHLTIKVKSAKNISEVEFEDEIRGVMRSIRKLSPKEEDNFALNRASFITEKLNEIFSSLSIAGWVIAAFSILVGGFGTANIMFVSVKERTFLIGIEKALGAPKFFILAQFLGEAIILCLLGGIIALLLVIGIVIIVNSSQDDIHLILTFKNV